The genome window AATTATGAAAATCGTCTTTATTCTATAAAAAAACAGTCACCATTAATAGCAAACCCCCCACCCCCTTTGGCTTTACAAAAAGTGGAAACAGAATATATATTCTGTTTCCTTTTGGCTTGCGGACAATAGGCGACTTCCAAAATCTACGGTTTTTGATTCTAATTTTTGGATTTTTTTTGATGGAAAAGAGGTTTGGTTTGTCAAAATTAAAAACGGAAGTTCTATTGCGTGAAATCGCAGCTACGTTTCTGTTAGGCCTTATAGAATCATTTAATGCGGGCATGGTCAATTATAAGTGCAGGCATCTACACCTAACTTAAATGAGAATTTTTAGTTTAATCCAATGTATACAGGGCATAGTACACCGCATGTATAAGCTTCGAGAAGTGCACGTTTTCTTGAATCTTCTAATTCAATATATTGATAGGTATATTTATTTTTTATTAAAATTTTTCCATTGCCTTGAAAATAGTTTTTTATAAATGAAGAATAACCGTTAAGATGATTTTTGATTCGTTGTTTAATTCCTTTTCCGCTCAATTAATTCCAACTCCAAAAATTACTGCCGATGCAAAAAAAAACTGTTTCAAAAAAAAGAGATTAAACTTAAAACTCATCTTGGAAGTTCATATAAAATTTTAAGAGTAGCTCCTTGTCCGCTTAGAGGCTCTTCTAAAATTTTATCGCAGTCTTTCATATTATTCTTCATGACTTTACAACAAATAGGCATTCTATGATACTTCCCTGGATAATCCCCAACTATTTTATGTAAATCACCAGACTTAATTTTTATTCCAGAAATACCCTGTATCAATTCAGCTTTATTAAATATTTCATTTAATTTATCGCTAAAAATTTGTTCCATAATCTCCCCTATACATTAATTTATTAAGCGTATATTGACAAACTTATATTAAGAGTTTAACAAATGTGATAATATATTGAAAATGTCATAAACTATCTTTGATTAA of Desulfobacterales bacterium contains these proteins:
- a CDS encoding HNH endonuclease, giving the protein MEQIFSDKLNEIFNKAELIQGISGIKIKSGDLHKIVGDYPGKYHRMPICCKVMKNNMKDCDKILEEPLSGQGATLKILYELPR